From Polaribacter haliotis:
CAATTTTTAGTTTTAATCCAGATAATACAAATATATTAACTGTAGATGATTCTGGGTTACAATCTTCTAGATGGCAAATGCAAATCGGAATAAGATATATCTTTAAATAATTTTACTTATTTAAATTATTTCATAAACCACCTCATTCCGAAGTTTCGGAAGAGGTGGTTTTTTTATGCATAAAAATTAGTAACTTTGTAAGAACTAATAAAACGAACTATTATGATGAAAGATGTGCACTCTTATTGGGCGTATTTAGTATTAGCTATTTTAATTTTTACAGTAGTAAATGCAATTATTGGATTAACGCAAAAGAAAGAATTTAAAGACAAAGATTTACGTTTAGGGTTGTTTACACTAATTGTCTCTCACATTCAACTTTTAATAGGGTTAGCATGGTATTTTATGTCTCCTTGGTATAAAGCTTTAAAAGCAGATGCAGGCGCAGTTATGGGAGAAAAAACCACAAGATTATTAGCTGTAGAACACCCAATTATAATGGTTTTAGCAATTGTATTAATTACAATTGGTTGGTCTAAACACAAAAAGAAAACAACAGATACTGCAAAATATAAAACATTTGCTATTTTTTATGGAATCGCACTATTGTTAATATTGTCAAGAATCCCTTGGAATAACTGGTTATAAAATGAAAATATTAAGCTACATTCTATCACCAATCTTTGTATTGGTGTTTTTTTTATTTCTAATCATATTTCATCCATTGCAATGGTTAAGTTTAAATTTATTTGGACATAAAGCACATGCAAGAATGGTGGCAGCTTTAAATTTCTGTCTAGTAAAATCGATGTTAATAATTGGAGTTCCAATCCGATTAATTAATAAGTATAAAATTCCAGAAAACACATCTGTAATTTTTGTATCAAATCATCAATCTACTTTCGATATACCTCCAATAGGATGGTTTTTTAGAAAACAACATCCAAAATTTGTTGCAAAAATAGAATTAGGAAAAGGCATTCCAAGTGTATCTTTCAATTTAAGAAATGGAGGTGCAGCACTAATCAATAGAAAAGATCCTAAACAAGCAATAAGTGAGTTGGTTCGTTTCTCTAAAAAGATACATGAAGAAAAATGGGGTGCAATTATCTTTCCAGAAGGAACAAGAAGTAGAAATGGAGAACCCAAAAAATTCGCCATAAATGGTTTAAAAGTAATTACAAAGTACAATAAAGAGGGGTATATTGTACCTTTAACTATAAATAACTCTTGGAAAGTTTTTAAATACGGAAAATTTCCTTTAGGTTTAGGTAGTCCAATTACAATTACGACACACGAGCCCATAAAAATCAGTTCTTTACCTTTCGAGGAATTATTAGAAAAAACTGAAAAAGTAATTAAAGAACATATAAAATAAAATAATGTCAACAATAAAAAACATTCGAAAAGAAGTAATGTTGCAGCTAGAAAAAAGCATGGATACTTTTATGGAAAGGTATTTAATTCCTGCTGAAAAAATCTGGCAACCAACAGACTTTTTACCAAACTCACAAAAAGACACCTTTATTTCTGAAGTTGAAGAAATAAGAGAAATATCTAAAGAATTGCATGACGATTTTTGGGTAGTTTTGGTAGGAGATACCATTACAGAAGAAGCTTTACCAACCTACGAATCTTGGTTGTTAGATTTAGATGGAGTTAGCCAAGATCCAGACAACAGCTGGGCAAAATGGGTAAGAACTTGGACTGCAGAAGAAAATAGACATGGAGACACACTAAATAAATACTTGTATTTATCTGGTCGTGTTAACATGCGTGAAGTAGAAATTTCTACACAACATTTAATTGCAGATGGTTTCGATATTGGAACTTCTACAGACCCTTATAAAAACTTTGTCTACACAACATTTCAGGAATTAGCAACCTATGTTTCTCATAACAATGTAGCCAAAATTGCACGTAAAAAAGGACACAAAGCTTTGGCTAAAATGTCTAAAATTATTGCTGGAGATGAGATGAGACATCACCAAGCATATGCACATTTTGTAAAAGAAATTTTTAAGATAGATGCAAGTGAAATGATGTTGGCTTTCCAACACATGATGAAACATAAAATTGTTATGCCAGCACTTCATTTAAGAGAATCTTTTGGCGCAAAAGGAACAGCATTCGACGATTTTTCTGCTGTTGCACAAAGAATAGGTGTGTATACAGGTTTCGATTATGTAGATATTTTGAGGAAATTAAACACAATGTGGGAAATCGATAAGATTACAAATCTTACACCAGAAGCAGAAAAAGCAAGAGATTATCTTATGAAATTGCCAGACAGAATGTACAGAATTACAGAAAGAATTGTAATTCCAGATACAAAGTTTAATTTCAAATGGATGATTCCAGCTTAAAAAGCTGTTTAATCGTGTAATTGTTTAAACGTTTACACAAATAAACAATTACACGATTAAACAATATTAAAAGAATCTCTATCATTCAAAAAACCTAACTTATTCCTCACACTTTCTTGCTTGTCTTTATAAACAGTAGCACTTACAATTCCAACCTCATTTTCACCCAAAGAAGAGATTTCCTCACCCAAATAATCTATAATTAGAGAATTTCCAGAATATTCGTAATTATTAGCATCTTTCCCAGTTCTATTTACGCCTACAACATAGCACATATTTTCAATTGCACGTGCTTTAAGAAGCGTATCCCAAGCTTTTATTCGTGCAACAGGCCAATTAGCCATAAAAAGCAATAAATCGTAATTATCGGTATTTCTTGCCCAAACAGGAAAACGCAAATCGTAACAAATTAACGGACAAATTTTCCATCCTTTATATTCGATAATTAGTTTTTCAGAGCCAGAAGTATAGACTTTATCTTCTCCAGCCAAAGTAAAAGAATGTCTTTTATCATAGGTTTCAATTTCTCCTGAAGGATACACAAAAACAAATCTGTTGTAAAATTGGTTATCATCAGAAATTACCAAACTTCCACAAATAGCCGTTTGTTTTTCAGAAGCTATTTTTTGCATCCAAGAAACAGTAAAACCATCCATTTCTTCAGCAACATTTTTAGGATTCATCGTAAAACCAGAGGTAAACATTTCTGGTAGCACTATTAAATCAACATCCGGATCTAATTTTTCTATTTCTTGTTCAAAAAAAGCAATGTTTTTAGTAGGGTTTTCCCAAACCAAATCAGCTTGAATACCAACAATTTTTAATTCGTTTTTCATCAAAATTAAAATTAAAGATTTAACACCTATAAAAGTAAGTTTTTGTAATTTAGAAATTCATTTTGAATGTTAAAAATTTCTATGCAATCTTTTATTTCCGAAACTTTAGACGATATATTAAAAACCACCACTTCTTTTGAGAATGTGCTATTTGTATTGCCATCTCAAAGAGCAAAAGTCTTTGTGAAACAAACATTAAAAGACAAGATTTCAGTCGGGTTTCTTCCTGAAATAATAAATATAGAACAATTTGTACAACAAGTTTCTGGAATAGAAAAAGCGGATAGTATTCAGTTATTATTTCACTTTTACACGATTTATAAAAACATTGAAGAAAACCCAGATTCGTTTGACGTTTTCTCTTCTTGGGCATTTACAGTTTTACAAGATTTTAATGAACTGGATCAACACTTAATAGACACAAAAGAGATTTTTATCTATTTAAGAGACATTCAACGTTTAAAAAAATGGTCTGTTACAGGAACATTTAAAGAAACAGAATTGGTAAAAGACCATTATGCTTTTTTAGAAAGATTGCATAAATATTATCCTATTTTTTATGCTTTTTTATTGGAGAAAAAAATCGGATATCAAGGAATCATGTACAGAGAAGCATCCAAAAAAATACCCGATTTTTTAGAGAAAAATTCTGATAAAAAAATATTCTTCATCGGTTTTAACGCGTTAAATAAAGCAGAAGAATTCTTATTCCAAAGAGTGTTAGAAAATGGAAATTCAGAAATTTATTGGGATTTAGACGAAGCTTTTTTCAAATCTAACCATCAGGCTGGTACTTTTATCAGAAAATATAAAAAAGAGTGGAAATATTACGAAAAGCACGATTTAAAAACACTTGGAAACTCATTTTCTGAACCGAAAAACATTCAAGTAATTGGTGCTTCTAAAAACACCACTCAAATAAAATATGCAGGAGAAATTTTAGAGAAATTCGAGAATTTTAATAATACAGCTCTAGTAATGGCAGACGAAACTTTGTTGCCAATAACGTTAAATTCTCTTCCAAGAAATATCAATGCAATTAACATTACAATGGGTTATCCATTAAAAGATATTCCAACAACGACGTTAATTTTTTCGATATTTCAACTTTTTACTTCACAAGAAAAACTGCAAAAAATAGCAACGAATGAGTTTTATTATAAAGATGTTATTCGATTTTTTAAGAATCAGGCGATTTATAAATTACTAATTGAAGAAGAAAATGCACTTGTAGATGATTTCTGTGATAAGATTGCCAAAGAAAATCTCACGTTCATTTCAAAAAATGAAATTGACCAATTATTAGAAAAAAGGAACGAAGAAATAAGAAAAGTAATCAGTACTATTTTTGCCCCTTTTTCTTCAATTACAGATTCAGTTGATAGAATATTAGGACTTATAAATTTATTAAAAGAGGAAACAACAGATTTAGAAAAAGAATATTTGTTCCGTTTTTATACAGTTTTTACACAGTTAAAAAACTTGCATTTAGAATATAATTATTTTCAAGATTTAAAAACATTAGCGTTGTTTTTTAGGCAATTAATTGCATCAGAAACCTTGTCTTTTCAAGGAGAACCGTTAAAAGGATTGCAATTAATGGGAATGTTGGAAACCCGTGTTTTAGATTTCGAAAATGTAATTTTAACATCTACAAACGAAGGAGTTTTACCAGCAAGTTCGCAACAAAATTCTTTTATTCCTTTTGATGTAAAAGTTGCTTTTGGTTTGCCAACATACAGAGAAAAAGATGCTATTTTTTCATATCACTTTTTTAGATTATTACAAAGAGCAAAAAATGTTTTCATCCTATACAACACAGAACATGATGTTTTTGGAAGTGGAGAAAAAAGCCGATTTGTAACGCAATTAGAAATGTTGAAATCAGATATTATTCAGAAAATAGTTTCGCCAGAAGTAGTTTCAGATACGATTGAATTAAAGCAAGTCAGTAAAAATGAATCTATTTCAGAACAATTAAAAACATTGGCAGAAAAAGGGATTTCTCCTTCAGCTTTTACCAATTATTTGCACAATCCTATTTCGTTTTACAAACAGAAAATATTAAAATTAAAAGAGTTTGATGATGTTGAAGAAACTGTCGCTTTTAATACTTTAGGAACTGTTGTTCATGAAACTTTAGATGAATTGTATACGCCTTTTGTCGGTAAATTCTTAAACGCAGAAAATGTTTCAAAAATGGAAACAGATGCAAAAGATTTAGTTGTAAAACATTTCAAAATTCATTTTAAAAACGGAGATATTTCAACAGGAAAAAATCGCCTAATTTTTGAAGTTGCAAACCGATTTGTAGTTAATTTTTTATCACAAGAAAAAAAGTTGGTTTCAGATTCGAACAATCAACTTAAAATATTGGCAACAGAAGAAAATTTAGCCACAGAAATAACAATTAATGGAATTGATTTTCCAATAAAAATTCACGGTCAAGTAGATAGAGTAGACGAATTAAATGGCGAACTCCGAATTATAGATTATAAAACAGGAATGGTAGATGCCTCGAATTTGCGTGTTGTAAATTATGATGATTTACGAGAAGACAAGTTCCATAAAGCAATACAGGTTTTATTGTATGCCTTGTTATTTACAAGAAGTAAAAACTACGATTTTAAACAACCTTTAACAGCAGGAATCTATTCCTTCAAAAACTTAAATAAAGGGTTTTTATCAGTCAACTTTTCATCGAATTATAGACAACCAGATACCTTAATAACCCAAGAAAAATTAGACGAATTTTTGGAAGAAATAAAAATCTATATCAAAGAAATTTACGACCCAGAAATAGATTTTATTGAGCCTGCAGATTTGAAATATTAAGATTTTAATCCCTTATTTCCCCTTCAAAATTAACAATGGAACTGCAGTATAAAACTCTTCTTTTAAGATCGTGCTTTTCTCCCATAATTTCTTAAAGAAACCTCTTTTACGTCTAAAAACACACAATAAATCTGGGTTATGAGTTTTACTATGTTCTAAAACACCTTGAAAAGTAGTTGCGTTTTCTGTAACAGTTAATGTAGATTGTAATTCTGCTAAACCTTTATTTAAAACTAAATCTTCTTCAGAATAATCTGGTGTTTTTACCAACAATAAATTCACAGAAGAGTTGAACTTTTTCGCAATAAACTGCAAAGGTTTTAAAGCGTATTTTCTTTTTACAATTCCCGATTTAAAAGCTACTAAAACATTTTCTATAGGTTTAAAAACATAAGCTTCTGGAATTACTAAAACAGATAAATCTGACATTTTAGCCAATTTTCCAGCAGTATTTCCTAAAAATAATTCTTCTTTAATAGAGTTACTTTTTGTGCCTACAATAATTAAATCTACACCAATTTCGCTATGAACAGCTTCTACACTATCAATTAAACTTCCTTGAGAGGCAATTAATTTAATATCAACATTTTTTGTGTTTACAGAAGCGACTAAGGTTCGTAAATAAAGGTTAGTTTCTCTCCCAATAATCGAGTTTACATTAATCATTGTTCCTGCTTTCGATTTTGCATTGTATGCTCTAAAAACAAATACTTTCGCGTTAATTTCAGAAGCAAAATCAATTGCATATTGTAATGTGTTTTGTGCGCTTACAGTAGATCCAATTGGGACTAAAATATGTTTCATGGTGGTAAATTTTAACTCTGCAAAGTTAGTTAATTTTCAGAGAATCTGTACTTTTTACATTTTTTAGATATGTACATTTGCAAAAAATCTTTTTTTGAATACAAATATTAGTTTTAAGAACATTAATAAATTGGCAATTCCTGCTTTAATTGCTGGTATTGCAGAACCTGTTTTGTCTATAACAGATACTGCAATTATTGGGAATATAGATGTAAATGCAACTGAAAGTTTAGCTGCAGTTGGTATTGTTGGTGCTTTTATTTCTATGCTGGTTTGGGTTTTCGGACAAATAAGAAGTGCAATTTCATCCATAGTTTCGCAATATGTTGGCGCAAATAAAATTAATGAAGTAAAAAGTTTGCCAGCACAAGCCATTGCAATTGTTGTTTTAGGAAGCTTGTTAATTTTAGGAATTTCGTATCTTTTTTCGAGAGAAATTTTTGCTTTTTACAATGCATCAGGAGAAATTTTAGAATATTGTATTACCTATTTTAATATAAGAATTTTTGGTTTTCCTTTTTCTCTATTTGTATTTGCAATTTTCGGCATATTTAGAGGTTTGCAAAACACATTTTACCCAATGATAATTGCAATAACTGGAGCATTACTAAATATCGTTTTAGATATTATTTTGGTATATGGAATTGAAGGTTACTTTCCTGCAATGAATATAGAAGGAGCAGCTTATGCAAGTGTAATTGCACAAATTTCTATGGCAATTATGTCTTTGGTTTTGTTAATGAAAAAAACTAAGATTTCATTGAAATTAAGTTTGCCTTTTCATGCTGAAATTCCACGTTTATTAGGAATGATTGGCAATCTTTTTATAAGAACAATTGCCCTAAATACAGCTTTGTATTTTGCAACATCTTACGCAACATCTTATGGAAAAGAATACATTGCAGCTTATACAATTGGTTTAAATTTATGGCTTTTGGGTGCTTTTAGTATCGATGGTTATTCGAGTGCAGGAAACATTTTATCAGGAAAGTTATTAGGTGCAAAAGATTACAAAACACTTTTAAAATTAAGTAATAAACTAATTATCTATGGTTTTGGAACTGGTGTTGTTATGGCACTTATTGGATTTGCTTTTTACGAGCCAATTGGTAGAATTTTTACAAAAGACCCATTAGTTTTAGACCAGTTTTATATGACTTTTTGGTTGGTTTTAGCAATGCAACCTATTTGTGGAATTACTTATATTTTAGATGGAATGTTTAAAGGAATGGGAGAAATGAAGTTTTTAAGAAATCTTTTAATAGCATCTACAGGCTTGGTTTTTATTCCGTCTTTGCTTTTTTTCGATTCGTTAGATTTAAAATTATATGCAATTTGGATTACTTTCGTTTTATGGATGGTTATAAGAGGGCTTCCAATATTTATTAAATTTAGAAGTAAGTTTATACCATTGGCAGAGAATTCGTAATTAATCTTCTTTATATTCTAAAATATCTGCAGGTTGGCAATCCAAAGCGTCGCAAATTGCTTCTAAAGTAGAGAAACGAATTGCTTTTGCTTTGCCCGATTTTAATATGGATAAATTAGCGGTTGTAATACCAATAATTTCTGCCAAATCTTTGCTTTTCATTTTTCGTTTGGCAAGCATTACATCTAAGTTTACTACGATTGCCATATTTATATTGTTAAATCGTTTTCTTGTTTTAGTTCTTTTGCTTCCATTAAAACTTTACTAAATATCATTAGAAAGAAACCAAAAATAATCATCAGTAAAGATAAATATCTAGAGTCTCCATTAAAGTAAATATAATATTGTGGAGAGGAAATAAAAAATATTGAAAAACTTAAAAGAAAAGCCATAATATTTGCGATTACAATAAATTTACCTGCTTTAAAAAGAAATAAGAAGGTGTTGTTATTAAAGTAATCTGTAAGGTTTTTTAATAGTAGTATTTTTATTAAAAAGGATGCTCCATAAATAAAAATACAAAACGCACTAAATTTAATAATTACTAATATTTTTAGATAAATTGGAGTTCCTTCTGAATTAAAATGACCAAGATGTAACACATCTTTTTCAAATAATAATGCTAAAATAACTAATATATTATCACCTAAAAAGAATAATAATGTTAGTATAAATAGTATTAAAATTATTTTTTTAAATATTTTGATGTTCTTCATAACCTTATATAGTTAAATCATTTTCATACTGGATTTGAATACCACGTTTTATAATTTGAGCAAAAATGAAAATAATACCTGCTAAAAAGATAAAATCACTAGAAAATAAATCAATTGTAAAACGATATTTTTTACCTAAAAATTGAACTTGTGCATTATGTACAATTGCTATAATCCACAAGTAAAAAATACTATAACTTATTTTTTG
This genomic window contains:
- a CDS encoding lysophospholipid acyltransferase family protein: MKILSYILSPIFVLVFFLFLIIFHPLQWLSLNLFGHKAHARMVAALNFCLVKSMLIIGVPIRLINKYKIPENTSVIFVSNHQSTFDIPPIGWFFRKQHPKFVAKIELGKGIPSVSFNLRNGGAALINRKDPKQAISELVRFSKKIHEEKWGAIIFPEGTRSRNGEPKKFAINGLKVITKYNKEGYIVPLTINNSWKVFKYGKFPLGLGSPITITTHEPIKISSLPFEELLEKTEKVIKEHIK
- a CDS encoding acyl-ACP desaturase, encoding MSTIKNIRKEVMLQLEKSMDTFMERYLIPAEKIWQPTDFLPNSQKDTFISEVEEIREISKELHDDFWVVLVGDTITEEALPTYESWLLDLDGVSQDPDNSWAKWVRTWTAEENRHGDTLNKYLYLSGRVNMREVEISTQHLIADGFDIGTSTDPYKNFVYTTFQELATYVSHNNVAKIARKKGHKALAKMSKIIAGDEMRHHQAYAHFVKEIFKIDASEMMLAFQHMMKHKIVMPALHLRESFGAKGTAFDDFSAVAQRIGVYTGFDYVDILRKLNTMWEIDKITNLTPEAEKARDYLMKLPDRMYRITERIVIPDTKFNFKWMIPA
- a CDS encoding amidohydrolase — its product is MKNELKIVGIQADLVWENPTKNIAFFEQEIEKLDPDVDLIVLPEMFTSGFTMNPKNVAEEMDGFTVSWMQKIASEKQTAICGSLVISDDNQFYNRFVFVYPSGEIETYDKRHSFTLAGEDKVYTSGSEKLIIEYKGWKICPLICYDLRFPVWARNTDNYDLLLFMANWPVARIKAWDTLLKARAIENMCYVVGVNRTGKDANNYEYSGNSLIIDYLGEEISSLGENEVGIVSATVYKDKQESVRNKLGFLNDRDSFNIV
- a CDS encoding PD-(D/E)XK nuclease family protein, whose translation is MQSFISETLDDILKTTTSFENVLFVLPSQRAKVFVKQTLKDKISVGFLPEIINIEQFVQQVSGIEKADSIQLLFHFYTIYKNIEENPDSFDVFSSWAFTVLQDFNELDQHLIDTKEIFIYLRDIQRLKKWSVTGTFKETELVKDHYAFLERLHKYYPIFYAFLLEKKIGYQGIMYREASKKIPDFLEKNSDKKIFFIGFNALNKAEEFLFQRVLENGNSEIYWDLDEAFFKSNHQAGTFIRKYKKEWKYYEKHDLKTLGNSFSEPKNIQVIGASKNTTQIKYAGEILEKFENFNNTALVMADETLLPITLNSLPRNINAINITMGYPLKDIPTTTLIFSIFQLFTSQEKLQKIATNEFYYKDVIRFFKNQAIYKLLIEEENALVDDFCDKIAKENLTFISKNEIDQLLEKRNEEIRKVISTIFAPFSSITDSVDRILGLINLLKEETTDLEKEYLFRFYTVFTQLKNLHLEYNYFQDLKTLALFFRQLIASETLSFQGEPLKGLQLMGMLETRVLDFENVILTSTNEGVLPASSQQNSFIPFDVKVAFGLPTYREKDAIFSYHFFRLLQRAKNVFILYNTEHDVFGSGEKSRFVTQLEMLKSDIIQKIVSPEVVSDTIELKQVSKNESISEQLKTLAEKGISPSAFTNYLHNPISFYKQKILKLKEFDDVEETVAFNTLGTVVHETLDELYTPFVGKFLNAENVSKMETDAKDLVVKHFKIHFKNGDISTGKNRLIFEVANRFVVNFLSQEKKLVSDSNNQLKILATEENLATEITINGIDFPIKIHGQVDRVDELNGELRIIDYKTGMVDASNLRVVNYDDLREDKFHKAIQVLLYALLFTRSKNYDFKQPLTAGIYSFKNLNKGFLSVNFSSNYRQPDTLITQEKLDEFLEEIKIYIKEIYDPEIDFIEPADLKY
- a CDS encoding universal stress protein yields the protein MKHILVPIGSTVSAQNTLQYAIDFASEINAKVFVFRAYNAKSKAGTMINVNSIIGRETNLYLRTLVASVNTKNVDIKLIASQGSLIDSVEAVHSEIGVDLIIVGTKSNSIKEELFLGNTAGKLAKMSDLSVLVIPEAYVFKPIENVLVAFKSGIVKRKYALKPLQFIAKKFNSSVNLLLVKTPDYSEEDLVLNKGLAELQSTLTVTENATTFQGVLEHSKTHNPDLLCVFRRKRGFFKKLWEKSTILKEEFYTAVPLLILKGK
- a CDS encoding MATE family efflux transporter, whose amino-acid sequence is MNTNISFKNINKLAIPALIAGIAEPVLSITDTAIIGNIDVNATESLAAVGIVGAFISMLVWVFGQIRSAISSIVSQYVGANKINEVKSLPAQAIAIVVLGSLLILGISYLFSREIFAFYNASGEILEYCITYFNIRIFGFPFSLFVFAIFGIFRGLQNTFYPMIIAITGALLNIVLDIILVYGIEGYFPAMNIEGAAYASVIAQISMAIMSLVLLMKKTKISLKLSLPFHAEIPRLLGMIGNLFIRTIALNTALYFATSYATSYGKEYIAAYTIGLNLWLLGAFSIDGYSSAGNILSGKLLGAKDYKTLLKLSNKLIIYGFGTGVVMALIGFAFYEPIGRIFTKDPLVLDQFYMTFWLVLAMQPICGITYILDGMFKGMGEMKFLRNLLIASTGLVFIPSLLFFDSLDLKLYAIWITFVLWMVIRGLPIFIKFRSKFIPLAENS
- a CDS encoding helix-turn-helix domain-containing protein, coding for MAIVVNLDVMLAKRKMKSKDLAEIIGITTANLSILKSGKAKAIRFSTLEAICDALDCQPADILEYKED
- a CDS encoding DUF2975 domain-containing protein, whose amino-acid sequence is MKNIKIFKKIILILFILTLLFFLGDNILVILALLFEKDVLHLGHFNSEGTPIYLKILVIIKFSAFCIFIYGASFLIKILLLKNLTDYFNNNTFLFLFKAGKFIVIANIMAFLLSFSIFFISSPQYYIYFNGDSRYLSLLMIIFGFFLMIFSKVLMEAKELKQENDLTI